GCCAGTGGTGGGGATGACTAGGGGGGGGTCTGCTCATCAGGGGGGTCCTCAATGGATGCCATTCTGTTGCAGAAGTGGCACCACAGCAGAAATATCTGCTTTTGTTCCTCCTTAAAGCAGTAAGAGTGCAATGCAAGcaatgctgcagtgctgggtctgcaGAGAAGAGACCTTTGCAAAATCTTTCTGGATGCTCCTCAGTTCTCTACTCATagtaaaaggaggctgaggggagacctcctggctcactacaactccctggatggaaggaagctggagccaggtggggttggtctcttctcaccaggaacaagcaacaggacaggaggaaatggcctcaagttgctccagaggaggtttagattggacatgaggaaaaatttcttccctcaaagggttgtcaaggcctggcccaggctggttgaatccccacccctggagaggtttcagagctgcagagatgtgatgctgagggctgtggtttagccccagccttggcagagtcagaggatggttggtctggatgatcttaaaggtcttctccagccaaagctgttctgtggttctgccaGTCCTAGGAGCAGGCTTAGCAAAGGACCTCAAAGACACCCAGGGGACCAGAGtgctcctgccagcacctgagCAGCTTCCTGACCCACACCGAGCGGTGGCAGCTGCGTTAGGGCATCCAGGGCTGACTGCCTGCCTTCAGCTTCACAGGTGGGACTAAAGCCTTCAGCAACTGCAGCATCAAGGACTTTGAGACCTTCCtgaggcaggagaggagcaggtgcCTGTTGCACAGAGGCAGATGGAGAAGGCCTTCCTTAGGCATGGCCAAATGTGGCAACGGCATGGTGGAGCCTGGCGAGCAGTGCGACTGCGGCGCTGGGGAGGTGACAGTGTGGggactggggctgggcaggggcaggcacaGTCCTGGTTGTGTCTTGGAGGGAATAAGGAGCCCTTGAGGCttgttaggaaacatttcttccctggaagggctctcaagcattggaacagcctgcccagggcactggtggagtcaccgtccctgggggtgtccaaGCCCCATggggacctggtgcttaggaccatggttgagtggtgaccttgcagtgctgggctgaaggctgggctggatgagctgtgaggtctcttccaaggaAAGATGATCTTGGTTCTGAGGGGACAGCTGAAGCAGAGGCCAGCCCAAGATGAGTCAGTGCTGGGTTTTAGATAGTTTCTATGCTAGCATCAATCTGATGCCAGCTTTGCCCACTTTCTTCTGCTAGATATTGCCCCAAGGCATGGCTTTTgggggagcagaaggaagaggggaaccTCTGGCAGTGGAAAAAACCTTGGAGGGAAGCAAAAAAAGGTTGAACAAGGTGGCTTTGCTGTGTCTCCAGGCGTGCTCAAAGGATAAATGCTGCACTGCAACGTGTCGGTTCAAGCCAGGAGTGAAATGTtcctctgggctgtgctgcagggactgcCAGGTAAGGAACCTGTCTCTGATTACCCCAAGATCATTAATTCAGTCTTGGAGAAACGCTCTGTTCTCATGCTGAAGGATGGAGACCAACTTAGGCTCTGTCTAACCAGGGTGGTTCCTGGGGTAGAGCTTTCCAGCTCAGCTCCCCAAACCTCTCAGGAGGAATAGTTTGGAGAGAtgctggaggctgcccaggaaggggagttggagtagatgattctgaggtcccttccaacctgagcctttGTGTGGCTCTGAGAGGGGACCCCAGTGCTGGTGGGTGTGGGAGGATGGAGGGAAggctccttcctgccccctcctcccccagttcATGAAGCAGAACTCTCCCTGCCGCCTGGCTGCCAACCCAGAGTGTGACCTGCCTGAGGTCTGCAGTggctcctctgcctcctgccccccTGACCTCTACCTGCAGGATGGGCACAGCTGTGGGGGTGGCACTGGCTACTGCTACAAGGGACACTGCCAGTCTCCAGAGCttcagtgccagcagctctaTGGGAGAGGTAAgagaggctgctctggctgcagtgatgctgccaggaggtggctgcagcagaacCGATGCTCACATTtggtcagacactggcacaggttgcccagggaggctgtggatgccccctccatggaggtggccaggctggatgaggcctggagcagcctgggctggtgggaggtgtccctgcccatggaatgATCTTTAACTTTGTAGAGTCCAGAAATGCTCCCACGGCCTGTTACGAGGAGCTCAACAGCCAGAAGGACAGGTTTGGGCACTGTGGATTCCACCCCAGGAGGGGTTACAAGTCCTGCATTTGGAGGTATGCTGTGGGACAGGGCAGTTctctgccttatgaggagaggctgagagccctggggctgttcagtccagagaagagcagcctgagaggagatgtGAGCATGGCTAcagatatctgaagggtggggggcaggaagggaccaggctttgtCCAGTGGTGTCTTGTGGTGGGACAGGggccaatgggcacaagctggaacccaggaagttccacctcaacaaaaggagaaacttctttggtgtgagggtgctggagggctggagcaggctgcacagagaggttgtggagtttacttctctggagacttccaagtcccagctggatgcattcctgtgtgccctgccctgggtgatcctgctctggcaggagggttggactggatgctccccagaggtgccttccaaccctctaccattctgtgtttctctctctgtgtgatCTGCATCCCATGGTCCCTGTTTCTGCAGGGATCTCAGGTGTGGGAAGCTGGTCTGCACCTacccctccaacctcccctacCCCTcgggggctgctgctgtggtgtacGCCCGAGTGCAGCACCACCTGTGTGTCTCTCTGGATTACCTGAACACATCAGCACAGAGAGACCCTCTGCTGGTCCCACCAGGCACAAAGTGTGGTCCTGGAAAGGTGAGGAAACCTTTTCTGCTCATCTCAACTGCCAGGTAGAAATCACATAATGGTAGGGggtggaagtgacctctggagaccattgagtccaaccctcctgccaaggcagagccacccaggacaggtcacacgggaacacatccaggtggggcaggaaagtctccagaggtggagactccacagcctctctgggcagcctgctccagggctccatcacccttcaattcaagaagttcctcctcatgttcagatgaacttctgatgttccagtctgtgccccttaccccttgtcctgtctctgggcacctcTGAaccaagcctggtcccatcctcctggtaAACATTAACCAGGCTGAGAAAGTCCTTGCTCCTTGGAGCAGGAGTGTCCATGGCATTTACAAAAGAAGCCAACAGCAAAGGGTTGGCTCAGCTGGGACCATCagacccccccccagccccacgcTGGTCACTGTCCCCTTtgcaaagccctgctgggggGTAGGGGGGTGGAATGTCACTGccatggggacagcagctggacgGGCTGAGTGCTGCCATCTTGCaggcaggctgagctggggctgtggtggTTTCTCCTAGCTGTGTATCAACAGCACTTGTCAGCCACTGTCGGCCCTGGGGCAGGACTGTGCCAGCGCAGTGCAGTGCCACGGCCACGGCGTGAGTCATGGCGTGGGGGGGCGTGGGGggggtgcccagggcagggcagggggcatCCTGCTGCAGGAATTCACTGCAAaccttctcccccccacccctgggCTGTTCAGGTGTGCAACAATAAGGGGcagtgccactgccagcctggctggcagccCCCCAACTGCCAGCGGAGGGACTCCAGGCTGcggggcagcggcggcggccaggaggcagagggtggtcagtgcctgcagcaggggtgggcacgggtgctgggctggggtccCAGGGGTGGGACCCCGTTGGGTGGCTGTGCCATGCCACTGCACACCGAGCTGTCCCCCCCCAGGCCCCCGGCTTCAGCAAATGCTGAAGGACACCAATGTGatctcagccctgctgggcatcttcctcctcctcaccgGTGCCATAGCCTTCGGCCTCTACCGGTGGTGCAGGCAGAAGCccccaggcagagaggggtaagTGGGGTGGGGGTCCCTAGCGGGGGTCTGGGGGTGTGGGATGGGGACATGGTGTTCCCTTGGGCTGGTTGCCGAGGGGCTGTGAGGAATTGCTCAGTGCTGAGGTGGTGCCTGGGGCTGAGGCACTGCTCtgtctctgcagccctgctgccaggagggACACGGAGCACACAGAGATGGACCTGGACCAGAGGCTGGACCCAGAGCTGGGGCCATGGCATGCATGCTAATAAAGCTGCTGCTTGGAGCCAAGTGTTTGTGCCTCTGTCTGGGGGTGACAGGGACACAGCACAACCACCTCAGCCACTGACCTCCACCCCTGCAGGCCCCGGTGGGGGGACACCCACGTGTCCTGCAGTGCCCCCAGACCTGCCCCATGGCATCTCCAACCCTGTGCTGATGTCCCCCCAGGAATCCTCTCTTTGGGCAGGTCCTGCTCAGAGCATCCTGCCAAGCCCCCATCGGATGGGGAGGACTCACTGGGctgggatggagactccaccaatGCCCTGGGCACCTGGGCCAGActttgacaaccctcaaggggaagaaattgttcatgtccaacctaaacctcccctggtgcaacttgatgcCCCCTGGCACATGGAGATTGTCCCACACAGTCTGATGGGCAGCTCCCAGAGCCACCAACCCTGAGCTGCCCCGGGCCATACCTGGTGCCTGTGGCTGTAGGTCCATGCTGTGTGTGGACCCCACGCTGTGCCCAGGCTCTGCACTCTCCATCAAGATGTGGACAGTCCCCAGTTCTTGCACAGTTCCTGCAGATCAAGCACAGCAGACAGGACATGAATTTGGCACTGCCAGGCTCTTGGGGAAGCCCAGCTGCAGACCCAGCATCCCTGAGCTGCCACCCACCCCATGGccactcagctgcagcctcccatGGGAGCCTGGAGCATCCCTGCAGCTCCAAGGGGAGGTCCTGGGGGGAGCAAGGGAGCTTCCCTGAGCATCCATAGGTGGATGCCCACAGGCAAGGGGAGCAATGTTTGCTCCACAACAAGGCCTTATCAGCAACCTTTACCCATGTTTGCTTGGacctccagccagtccctggcTCCCCCCAGGCCAAGGTCCGGCTCACAGCGCTGGGCAGTGGCGCTGGCTCAGCACATACCAGGAGTGGGGCAGCCACCACCAAGAAgctgtcccagccctgcagccagcacccagTGATGGAGCCTCGTGGTGATGGCAAGGAGGAGACCTCTCTGCCTCTGGAGCTAAGCAGGTTCCAGCTCTCCGAGGAGTTCGgcttccttcttccccacccTCTGGTAGGAGACAGCTGTGCCACCACCTCTGCATGCTACAGgagacagagagcagagaaataGAGGGGTTGGTGAGCAGCTTTCTGATGGGGTTTGCATTGAacaccacccagggcaggctgtgcagagcagtgagGGAGGCACCTCTGCTGTTCTGCCTTCGTTTCACAGGGGTTtaagctgcctgcagcacacggcagggaggggggagaaggagaTTTGCAGCCCCCGCGCTGGCCTTGGTTTGCTGGTGTTTGGGGAGTACAGGGGgagggcagccaggctgcaaatctcctgtgctgagagctctgcCATTTATCACCAGGCTTCCTTTGCTCAGGGACAGGCAGATCCTTGCTTCTCCTCCATTAATTTGCCATCATGCAGCCTGGGAGGGCAAGAGGGGGACATGAACCATTAGCTGTCACCTGCAAGGGGGGCTGgaagctggcagcctgggctggtggaagcttctcccctccccacagccttgCCAGAGCCCCAGGAAAACCTTGGAAATGTGATGGAGCAGGACAAGGTCTGGCACAGCCCTCCCTGGTCTGTTTCttgcccagccccactgccagctctgctgtcactggaTTTAACCCCTGGACACATCTGCTCCTGTCTcagtcctgagctctgctcatGGATCAGGGTGGGAGAAGATCCACAGCCTTGTGGCACTGTGAGCAGCCAGCCCCTGCATTAAGCCTCCTGCCTCTCACCTCTCCCAagacagagctgccagcagcctatGCTCCCTGGATGGAGGTTGCCCaggccctgccccagctgatCGCCAGCCGCCAGCTCCGCTCCCGAGTTCTCCAGGTACCCCCTgggtccctcagcagcctctggAGCTCTCTCAAGCCTTGGGCTgacacagcagtggctgcaaagcagcagcagagccaagtCCTCAGTGAGGACTCACAGCCAGGACTAATtccaagcagaagcaaagccCCGAGGTCCTCAGTGACAACTCCCAGAGCAGATCcatgagcacagagcagcaggtggGGACAGGGGACACAAGGCCAAGtctgatggggccctgagcaacctgctctagttggagatgtcactgctgactgcaggggggttggacaagatgacctttgagggtcctctccaagccaatgcattctgtgagtctgtatcACAAGAGGCTTGGCTGATGCCAGCCATGCTCCATGCCAAGGAGCCTGGGCACTCCTGGAGCCCCTCAGCTCAGCCCCTCCAGCACATAGGGGTCAGCTGCTCTGATGTGcaaggaatcacagagtgcagggaggttggaagggtcctgggcaagggcagcagaggcacagggaaGGCCTTTCCTGGCTGGTGGGGCAGCCCCCAGTGCAGGGGTCCCTTGGCATCACCCGTGGTGCCCCTTGCTCCTAAGGGTCTCCCTGGCAGATGCCGCAGCTGAGCACCCAGCAGCTTGGAGCGCATGAGGAGCTGCACTTGGCACACCTGGTGCTGAGCTTCATCACCATGGGCTacctctggcaggagggtgaggagggCACCACGAAGGTAAAAGCAACATGGGGCAggttcagctgctccttgggaTCTGGGGGTTGGTG
The nucleotide sequence above comes from Indicator indicator isolate 239-I01 chromosome 38, UM_Iind_1.1, whole genome shotgun sequence. Encoded proteins:
- the LOC128978665 gene encoding disintegrin and metalloproteinase domain-containing protein 32-like, giving the protein MELHQVLLLLLLLLLRGSELGLPTVLGGWAQHPLALSSPPDSPVLAQLVVPVQLLTNTTGALDSVSYVLTIKGRPFTIHLQQQAFLSDDFRLYVSDGEGPLHPESVQIKGDCHYHGYIQGFPSSAVTLSTCSGLRGLLQFENISYGIEPLGYSAGFKHFVYPVSDKDTAGALLASSHLQRVAVGLEVQEMAFKAGGDKPLPAAAQSPKTLRVSVVVDKALYTYMGANTNTAAQKIIQAFNLINSMFHPLNVTILLSSLEVWTQQNKISTAEEAPTLQTSFTQWKRLHRAQYKAQEAMMGATTQGAICQRDGAGAVAVYQKFMSLESFSVLVTQLLAHSLGMKYDDARRCRCRTNTCIMSRMALFTGGTKAFSNCSIKDFETFLRQERSRCLLHRGRWRRPSLGMAKCGNGMVEPGEQCDCGAGEACSKDKCCTATCRFKPGVKCSSGLCCRDCQFMKQNSPCRLAANPECDLPEVCSGSSASCPPDLYLQDGHSCGGGTGYCYKGHCQSPELQCQQLYGRESRNAPTACYEELNSQKDRFGHCGFHPRRGYKSCIWRDLRCGKLVCTYPSNLPYPSGAAAVVYARVQHHLCVSLDYLNTSAQRDPLLVPPGTKCGPGKLCINSTCQPLSALGQDCASAVQCHGHGVCNNKGQCHCQPGWQPPNCQRRDSRLRGSGGGQEQMLKDTNVISALLGIFLLLTGAIAFGLYRWCRQKPPGREGSCSEHPAKPPSDGEDSLGWDGDSTNALGTWARL